The following proteins come from a genomic window of Triticum aestivum cultivar Chinese Spring chromosome 6A, IWGSC CS RefSeq v2.1, whole genome shotgun sequence:
- the LOC123129088 gene encoding lysine-specific histone demethylase 1 homolog 3, producing the protein MDDTLANIRKKLKRLKKGKDEDDAVDAPADPDGGEAVAVAAGPEDLPGGGDVEDMGEGVADEGGDLEAVANVVPGEDGLKAPGGDLGLGDGLKGPGGDLGLGDSLSVLFRKPGRKTRQQASKDEEAEGVEAADSQAEEALNGGSGGLASDETAKGTKKRRRRRTKAEMEEMRAALAAENYDNAMAGDGSPRRRSRAKPKAAYSDRRSRAAARRAVEEVPVGELAAPEPPPDLERKPDEKEEAVDKEEAADDGLSLGETLLQDVETSRVVEGGSRNSSDGASHCVEVPARADNCIALNPCSGGEPAEKASHSAANASADGVSDAQTCSKTLAEDINADAGFSQDKPPAPTIKRKPGRKPKEAPKKPVRRKELPSVSADAKPVEIAESDASSKQRRRKNKFLLARSTAVQSNSSLDNKAGSTGDVKYGNIKPNAAVPTEESLDQPAAYGVHGSRAAKDSRASHNMAASAKEINIIDVAAPSNFEDMENASKVKRLTRNTRKRKHGDMAYEGDDDWETLMHEQGLFSNPSAGFADQSVKPKDKIKALEVLENQGVAAVSAGLMAEAVSPMEKIKFKDVLKRKGGLKDYLECRNMILSCWNKDVKHLLDLADCGLSNAPMEDDSPRQTLIRDVYCFLDQNGYINAGIASAKATKGHGIPCSEVVEVAKLNELPKMEQVRVEGDVVAVSLQNKDDDYGALGPLTEESKENNVPDAHCDAQELIPHLQSKEQASEEKNLDVSTEGGDAFLPPINITSVGNTEGPSLDKPEAAVIEHPGNNCEVNHKVESGGRCKKIIIVGAGPAGLTAARHLQRQGFAVTVLEARDRIGGRVYTDRTSLSVPVDLGASIITGVEADIATERRADPSSLICSQLGLELTVLKSACPLYDVVTGNKVPDELDDELESEYNGLLDEMEQLFEQNGESALGLSLEDGLEYTLRKKRASHVVSSVGHDGQLISMSNRGGVDISKSASTEKEIAHCGEDGEIDVLSPLERRVMNWHFAHLEYGCAAMLKSVSLPYWNQDDVYGGFGGPHCMIKGGYGAVLESLAEGLDVQLNHVVTEVMYRPEESDASGINGKTVKVSTSNGAEFVGDAVLITVPLGCLKAHAIKFSPSLPDWKTSSIDRLGFGVLNKIVLEFPEVFWDENVDYFGATAEQTDLRGQCFMFWNLKKTVGAPVIIALLVGKAAIDGQSISSDAHVSHAMVVLRKLFTDAAVPDPVASVVTNWGLDPFSRGAYSYVAVGASGQDYDIIGRPVANCLFFAGEATCKEHPDTVGGAILSGLREAVRIIDLVHSGKDYVAEVEALQTYQVQSDSERNEVRDMSNRLEARELSTALCKNSSDASYAVASKESVLQEMFFSANTTPGRLHLAKELLKLPPDALKSFAGSKEGLTKLNSWILDSLGKNATQLLRHCVRLLLLVSTDLVAVRLSGIGRTVKEKVCVHTSRDIRAIARQLVSMWIEVFRKEKASNGALKMLRRLPSVESSKTRSKDLHSGMRTSHVPNEAGAQRVRSAGSHSPHRTGKKPDKIVKLSSIMATKSDGCSLRSQKQHHDLEPKADQGMVMSEEEAAVFAAAEAARVAAIAAAQAYASAEAVISKPRELPKIPSFGDFARRDHHLDESDTRKKMTSDKHGRLECISEIDSRNGKTKNSSAEHANCPDVDSSKMTVDNCTQRSYSNEKACLINIKDNSAESGAVDSRFTRAWVDTDAVSIDGVKHPIAIERWQAQAMEADKEFYSRIRIPMEEGSGSQKQTCKSSASQVAESKPASEGQSRGVEHIKQGLIAFISTLLMPLYKSKKIDREAYKTMMRKAVTKIIDACTEGEKLMTANEFLDFRRKTKIQTFVDKLVERHWHVAPAPKS; encoded by the exons ATGGACGACACCCTGGCCAACATACGGAAGAAGCTGAAGCGGCTGAAGAAGGGCAAGGACGAGGATGACGCCGTCGACGCCCCTGCGGATCCCGACGGCGGCgaggccgtcgccgtcgccgccgggcCGGAAGATCTGCCGGGCGGCGGCGATGTCGAGGACATGGGCGAGGGCGTCGCCGACGAGGGCGGCGACCTGGAGGCCGTCGCGAATGTGGTTCCTGGGGAGGACGGCTTGAAAGCCCCCGGTGGTGATCTAGGGTTGGGGGATGGCTTGAAAGGTCCCGGCGGTGATTTAGGGTTGGGGGACTCCCTGTCGGTGCTCTTCAGGAAGCCTGGCCGCAAGACTCGGCAGCAGGCCTCGAAGGATGAGGAGGCAGAGGGCGTGGAGGCTGCCGATTCGCAGGCAGAGGAGGCTCTCAATGGCGGATCTGGTGGCCTGGCTTCGGATGAGACTGCCAAGGGCACCAAGAAGAGGCGGAGGCGGCGCACCAAGGCGGAGATGGAGGAGATGAGGGCCGCCCTCGCCGCTGAGAATTACGACAACGCAATGGCAGGCGATGGGTCTCCCAGGAGGAGGTCAAGGGCGAAGCCAAAGGCTGCTTATTCTGATAGGCGTTCTAGGGCTGCCGCCCGTCGAGCCGTTGAAGAAGTGCCCGTTGGAGAATTGGCGGCCCCTGAGCCTCCCCCTGATTTGGAAAGGAAGCCCGATGAGAAAGAAGAGGCTGTGGATAAAGAAGAGGCTGCAGATGATGGTTTATCACTGGGAGAGACGCTTCTGCAAGACGTGGAAACCAGCAGAGTTGTGGAGGGTGGATCTAGAAACTCTTCTGATGGGGCAAGTCATTGTGTCGAAGTTCCAGCAAGGGCTGATAACTGCATTGCCTTAAATCCTTGTTCAGGAGGAGAACCTGCTGAAAAAGCATCTCACAGTGCAGCAAATGCATCCGCTGATGGTGTTTCTGATGCACAGACATGCTCCAAAACCTTGGCAGAGGATATAAATGCCGATGCAGGTTTTTCTCAAGATAAGCCACCTGCACCAACCATCAAAAGGAAACCTGGTCGAaaaccaaaagaagcccccaagaAACCTGTTAGAAGGAAGGAGTTGCCTTCGGTTAGtgctgatgctaaaccagttgagATAGCAGAAAGTGATGCGTCGTCGAAGCAGCGGCGGCGCAAAAATAAATTTCTCTTGGCAAGGTCTACCGCTGTGCAGTCTAATTCCTCGCTGGACAATAAAGCAGGTAGTACAGGCGACGTTAAATATGGCAATATCAAACCAAATGCAGCTGTGCCAACAGAAGAAAGCTTAGATCAGCCAGCTGCTTATGGGGTTCATGGGTCCCGTGCCGCCAAGGATTCACGTGCCTCTCATAACATGGCAGCATCTGCAAAAGAAATCAATATCATTGACGTGGCAGCGCCATCCAATTTTGAGGACATGGAGAATGCATCAAAGGTGAAACGCCTAACACGGAATACTAGGAAACGTAAACATGGTGACATGGCATATGAGGGAGATGATGATTGGGAAACTCTGATGCATGAGCAGGGGCTGTTCTCAAACCCCTCAGCAGGTTTTGCAGATCAATCTGTCAAACCAAAAGATAAAATTAAAGCGCTGGAAGTTCTTGAGAATCAAGGTGTTGCTGCTGTAAGTGCTGGCCTAATGGCGGAGGCTGTTTCTCCAATGGAAAAGATAAAATTCAAGGATGTCCTGAAGCGGAAGGGTGGCCTTAAGGACTACCTGGAGTGCAG GAACATGATCCTAAGTTGCTGGAACAAGGATGTTAAACATCTATTGGATCTTGCCGATTGTGGTCTTTCTAATGCTCCCATGGAAGATGATTCACCACGTCAAACACTTATACGTGACGTGTACTGTTTCTTAGATCAGAAT GGTTACATAAATGCTGGAATCGCATCAGCCAAGGCGACAAAGGGTCATGGAATTCCTTGTTCCGAGGTTGTGGAAGTAGCCAAGTTAAATGAATTACCTAAAATGGAGCAAGTCAGGGTTGAAGGTGACGTTGTTGCTGTATCTCTCCAGAATAAAGATGATGATTATGGTGCTTTGGGACCTTTGACAGAAGAATCGAAGGAAAATAATGTCCCTGACGCTCATTGCGATGCCCAAGAGTTGATACCTCACTTACAGTCCAAAGAACAGGCATCTGAAGAAAAGAATCTAGATGTATCAACTGAAGGTGGAGATGCATTTCTACCACCGATCAATATTACTTCAGTTGGAAACACTGAAGGCCCCAGTCTCGATAAACCAGAAGCAGCTGTTATCGAACATCCTGGAAACAACTGTGAGGTAAATCATAAAGTTGAATCTGGAGGGCGCTGCAAAAAGATAATCATTGTGGGAGCTGGTCCGGCCGGTTTAACTGCAGCACGCCATTTGCAGCGTCAAGGTTTTGCTGTCACTGTTCTTGAAGCACGTGATAGGATTGGTGGTCGTGTTTATACAGACCGTACATCGCTTTCAGTTCCTGtggatttgggtgctagcattatTACAGGTGTGGAGGCTGATATAGCAACTGAACGAAGGGCTGATCCATCCTCTTTGATTTGTTCTCAGCTTGGTCTTGAACTGACTGTACTGAAAAGTGCTTGCCCTCTCTATGATGTAGTAACTGGCAACAAGGTTCCCGATGAATTGGATGATGAGTTGGAATCTGAATACAACGGCCTTCTTGATGAAATGGAACAACTTTTTGAACAAAATGGTGAAAGTGCACTGGGTTTATCCCTTGAGGATGGGTTGGAATATACTCTTAGGAAGAAACGTGCATCCCATGTTGTTTCTTCTGTGGGACATGATGGTCAGTTAATAAGTATGTCCAATAGAGGAGGTGTAGACATTTCCAAAAGTGCTTCAACAGAAAAGGAGATAGCTCATTGTGGGGAGGATGGTGAGATAGATGTTCTCAGCCCTCTTGAAAGAAGAGTTATGAACTGGCACTTTGCACATTTAGAGTACGGTTGTGCTGCAATGCTCAAATCTGTCTCTCTTCCGTACTGGAACCAAGATGATGTGTATGGAGGGTTCGGAGGACCTCATTGCATGATTAAAGGTGGTTATGGCGCTGTTCTTGAGAGCCTTGCAGAAGGACTTGATGTTCAGTTAAATCATGTTGTAACTGAAGTAATGTACAGGCCTGAGGAGTCAGATGCTAGTGGCATCAATGGGAAAACTGTTAAAGTTTCCACTTCGAATGGAGCTGAATTTGTGGGAGATGCTGTGTTGATCactgttcctcttgggtgcttgaaAGCACATGCAATCAAATTTTCTCCTTCCTTGCCGGACTGGAAAACATCTTCCATTGACAGGCTTGGATTTGGTGTTCTAAATAAAATAGTATTGGAGTTTCCTGAGGTCTTTTGGGATGAAAATGTGGATTATTTTGGTGCAACTGCGGAACAAACAGATTTAAGGGGACAATGCTTTATGTTTTGGAATCTCAAAAAGACAGTCGGCGCACCAGTTATAATAGCTCTACTTGTTGGGAAGGCTGCTATAGATGGACAGAGTATCAGTTCTGATGCTCATGTTAGCCATGCTATGGTGGTTCTCCGTAAGCTCTTTACGGATGCTGCTGTACCAGATCCAGTGGCATCAGTTGTCACAAATTGGGGCCTTGATCCTTTTAGTAGAGGTGCTTACTCTTATGTTGCAGTAGGAGCATCAGGTCAAGATTATGACATCATAGGACGGCCAGTTGCAAACTGTTTATTTTTTGCTGGGGAAGCAACATGCAAAGAGCATCCAGATACTGTTGGTGGTGCAATTTTAAGTGGTCTTCGAGAAGCAGTTCGGATTATTGACTTGGTACACAGTGGTAAGGATTATGTGGCTGAGGTGGAAGCTCTACAAACATACCAGGTGCAGTCAGATAGTGAAAGAAATGAAGTCAGAGACATGTCAAATAGACTTGAAGCACGTGAACTGTCAACTGCTCTATGCAAAAACTCATCTGATGCATCATATGCAGTAGCTAGCAAGGAATCTGTACTGCAAGAAATGTTTTTCAGTGCGAACACTACACCAGGGCGCCTACATTTGGCCAAGGAGCTACTGAAACTCCCTCCAGATGCTCTTAAATCATTCGCTGGGTCTAAAGAAGGGCTAACTAAACTGAACTCTTGGATACTT GATTCACTGGGAAAAAATGCAACTCAACTGTTGCGGCATTGTGTACGCTTGCTTTTGCTTGTTTCGACCGATCTGGTAGCTGTTCGCTTGTCTG GAATTGGGAGGACTGTAAAGGAAAAGGTCTGTGTGCATACTAGTCGAGATATTCGTGCCATAGCTCGCCAGTTGGTCAGTATGTGGATAGAAGTTTTCCGTAAAGAAAAGGCTAGCAACGGTGCTCTCAAAATGCTGCGCCGATTGCCATCAGTTGAATCGAGCAAGACTAGGAGTAAGGATCTACATTCAGGAATGCGCACTTCGCATGTGCCAAATGAAGCAGGTGCACAGCGTGTAAGATCTGCTGGGAGCCATTCACCTCACAGAACTGGCAAGAAGCCTGACAAGATTGTGAAATTATCTAGTATAATGGCTACAAAATCTGATGGCTGCTCACTTCGTTCCCAGAAGCAACACCATGATCTGGAACCCAAGGCTGATCAAGGCATGGTTATGTCTGAGGAAGAAGCTGCTGTATttgctgctgcggaggctgctcgAGTTGCTGCCATAGCAGCTGCACAG GCATATGCATCCGCAGAGGCAGTGATAAGTAAGCCTCGGGAGCTCCCAAAGATACCATCATTTGGAGATTTTGCAAGGCGTGATCATCATTTGGACGAATCTGATACAAGAAAGAAAATGACAAGTGACAAGCATGGGAGACTTGAATGCATATCGGAGATTGATTCCAGGAATGGCAAAACTAAGAACTCATCAGCTGAGCACGCCAATTGTCCTGATGTTGACAGCTCGAAAATGACTGTTGATAACTGTACCCAGAGGAGCTATTCAAACGAGAAAGCCTGCCTAATTAATATTAAGGACAATTCTGCAGAGAGTGGAGCTGTAGACAGTCGTTTTACTAGGGCATGGGTTGATACTGATGCAGTCTCCATTGATGGTGTCAAACATCCCATAGCCATTGAGAGGTGGCAAGCACAAGCAATGGAAGCAGATAAAGAATTCTACAGTCGGATACGCATACCCATGGAGGAAGGTTCAGGTAGCCAAAAGCAGACATGCAAAAGTTCTGCCTCGCAGGTTGCGGAAAGCAAACCTGCATCAGAAGGACAATCCCGAGGTGTAGAACATATAAAACAGGGGCTGATAGCTTTCATTAGCACACTACTGATGCCACTGTACAAAAGTAAAAAGATCGACAGGGAGGCATACAAGACAATGATGCGGAAAGCTGTCACAAAG ATAATTGATGCATGCACTGAGGGAGAGAAGCTGATGACTgccaatgaatttcttgattttagAAGGAAAACTAAG